A genomic region of Candidatus Binatus sp. contains the following coding sequences:
- the cysK gene encoding cysteine synthase A: MPISVARSPLELIGNTPVVRLNRIPGKDDAEVWAKLENFNPGGSVKDRICLAMVEAAEKSGRLKPGDTIVEPTSGNTGIGLALVAAVKGYKLILTMPETMSEERRSLLLAYGAELVLTPDTRGMHGAIAKAEELCRENPGYFMPQQFSNVANPDIHYRTTGPELLEQLPRIDAFISGVGTGGTITGAGHYLREHLDKKILIVAVEPKNSPVLSGGKPGFHKIQGIGAGFVPGNLDTKVYDEIIAVSDEDATLYARRLAREEGILVGISSGASCCAAIQIAGRLGTGRIVAAVFCDTGERYLTTDLFQAAGI, from the coding sequence ATGCCTATCAGCGTCGCGCGATCGCCGCTTGAACTTATCGGCAACACGCCGGTGGTCCGGCTCAATCGAATTCCCGGCAAGGACGACGCCGAAGTATGGGCGAAGCTCGAGAATTTCAATCCCGGCGGCAGCGTCAAGGACCGAATCTGCCTGGCGATGGTCGAGGCGGCCGAGAAATCCGGCCGGCTAAAGCCCGGCGATACGATCGTCGAGCCGACCTCGGGCAACACCGGGATCGGTCTGGCGCTGGTCGCGGCGGTGAAAGGCTACAAGCTAATCCTTACGATGCCGGAGACGATGAGCGAGGAAAGGCGCTCGTTGCTGCTCGCTTACGGCGCGGAGCTGGTGCTGACGCCGGACACGCGCGGGATGCACGGCGCGATCGCGAAGGCCGAGGAACTGTGCCGCGAGAATCCCGGCTACTTCATGCCGCAGCAATTCAGCAACGTCGCCAATCCCGACATCCACTATCGAACGACCGGGCCCGAGCTGCTCGAACAGCTCCCGCGCATCGACGCGTTCATCTCCGGCGTGGGGACGGGCGGAACGATCACCGGCGCGGGCCACTATTTGCGCGAGCATCTCGACAAAAAAATCCTGATCGTCGCCGTCGAGCCGAAAAACTCGCCGGTGTTGTCGGGCGGCAAGCCGGGCTTTCACAAGATTCAGGGCATCGGCGCCGGCTTCGTGCCGGGCAACCTCGACACTAAAGTTTACGATGAGATAATCGCCGTCAGCGACGAGGATGCGACGCTATACGCGCGCCGTCTCGCGCGCGAAGAGGGCATCCTGGTCGGCATCTCGTCGGGCGCAAGCTGCTGCGCGGCTATCCAGATAGCCGGGCGGCTTGGCACGGGCAGGATCGTGGCCGCGGTATTCTGTGACACCGGCGAGCGATACCTGACGACCGATCTTTTCCAGGCCGCGGGAATCTAG